The Puntigrus tetrazona isolate hp1 chromosome 23, ASM1883169v1, whole genome shotgun sequence genome has a segment encoding these proteins:
- the eno1a gene encoding enolase 1a, (alpha) isoform X1, translated as MSILKIHAREIFDSRGNPTVEVDLYTKKGLFRAAVPSGASTGIYEALELRDNDKTRYMGKGVSKAVEHINKSIAPALVSQNVSVLEQEKIDKLMLDMDGTDNKSKFGANAILGVSLAVCKAGAAEKGVPLYRHIADLAGNPEVILPVPAFNVINGGSHAGNKLAMQEFMILPVGASNFKEAMRIGAEVYHNLKNVIKEKYGKDATNVGDEGGFAPNILENKEALELLKNAISKAGYTDKIVIGMDVAASEFYKGGKYDLDFKSPDDPSRYISPDQLADLYKSFVKDYPVVSIEDPFDQDDWEAWTNFTASTNIQVVGDDLTVTNPKRIAKAVSDKACNCLLLKVNQIGSVTESLQACKMAQSNGWGVMVSHRSGETEDTFIADLVVGLCTGQIKTGAPCRSERLAKYNQLLRIEEELGDKARFAGKNFRRPI; from the exons ATGTCCATCCTGAAGATCCACGCTCGTGAAATCTTTGACTCCCGTGGAAACCCCACTGTGGAGGTTGATCTGTACACCAAGAAAG GTCTCTTCAGAGCTGCAGTGCCCAGTGGCGCTTCCACTGGCATCTATGAAGCCCTTGAACTCCGTGACAATGACAAGACACGTTATATGGGCAAAG GTGTCTCAAAAGCTGTTGAGCATATCAATAAATCAATTGCACCTGCTCTGGTTAGCCAG AACGTGTCGGTCTTGGAGCAGGAGAAGATTGATAAGCTGATGCTTGATATGGATGGCACTGACAACAAGT CAAAGTTTGGTGCTAATGCCATCCTGGGCGTTTCCCTGGCTGTGTGCAAGGCTGGTGCTGCAGAGAAGGGCGTCCCCCTCTACCGCCACATCGCAGACCTCGCTGGCAACCCAGAAGTCATTCTTCCTGTCCCT GCCTTCAACGTTATCAACGGTGGTTCCCACGCTGGAAACAAGCTGGCCATGCAGGAGTTCATGATCCTGCCTGTCGGTGCTAGCAACTTCAAAGAGGCCATGCGCATTGGGGCTGAAGTTTATCACAACCTGAAGAATGTCATTAAGGAGAAGTATGGAAAAGATGCCACCAATGTGGGCGATGAAGGTGGCTTCGCTCCCAACATCCTTGAGAACAAAGAAG CTCTGGAGCTGCTGAAGAATGCCATTAGCAAAGCTGGCTACACTGACAAGATTGTGATCGGCATGGATGTGGCTGCCTCCGAGTTCTACAAGGGTGGCAAGTACGACCTGGACTTCAAATCACCTGATGACCCCAGCCGTTATATCAGCCCTGACCAGCTGGCTGACCTCTACAAGAGCTTTGTCAAGGATTATCCTG TGGTCTCCATCGAGGATCCATTTGACCAGGATGACTGGGAGGCCTGGACCAACTTCACTGCCAGCACTAACATCCAGGTGGTGGGTGATGACCTCACCGTGACCAACCCCAAGCGCATTGCTAAAGCAGTGTCTGACAAGGCCTGCAACTGCCTTCTGCTCAAAGTCAACCAGATCGGATCCGTCACCGAGTCCCTTCAGGC CTGTAAGATGGCCCAGTCTAATGGATGGGGTGTGATGGTCAGCCATCGTTCTGGAGAGACAGAGGACACCTTCATCGCTGACCTTGTGGTTGGACTCTGCACTGGCCAG atCAAGACTGGTGCTCCCTGCAGGTCTGAGCGTCTGGCCAAGTACAATCAGCTGCTGAG GATTGAAGAGGAGCTTGGCGACAAGGCTCGTTTCGCTGGCAAGAACTTCAGGAGGCCCATCTGA
- the eno1a gene encoding enolase 1a, (alpha) isoform X2 produces MSILKIHAREIFDSRGNPTVEVDLYTKKGLFRAAVPSGASTGIYEALELRDNDKTRYMGKGVKRAVKYVNEFLAPALCNQNVSVLEQEKIDKLMLDMDGTDNKSKFGANAILGVSLAVCKAGAAEKGVPLYRHIADLAGNPEVILPVPAFNVINGGSHAGNKLAMQEFMILPVGASNFKEAMRIGAEVYHNLKNVIKEKYGKDATNVGDEGGFAPNILENKEALELLKNAISKAGYTDKIVIGMDVAASEFYKGGKYDLDFKSPDDPSRYISPDQLADLYKSFVKDYPVVSIEDPFDQDDWEAWTNFTASTNIQVVGDDLTVTNPKRIAKAVSDKACNCLLLKVNQIGSVTESLQACKMAQSNGWGVMVSHRSGETEDTFIADLVVGLCTGQIKTGAPCRSERLAKYNQLLRIEEELGDKARFAGKNFRRPI; encoded by the exons ATGTCCATCCTGAAGATCCACGCTCGTGAAATCTTTGACTCCCGTGGAAACCCCACTGTGGAGGTTGATCTGTACACCAAGAAAG GTCTCTTCAGAGCTGCAGTGCCCAGTGGCGCTTCCACTGGCATCTATGAAGCCCTTGAACTCCGTGACAATGACAAGACACGTTATATGGGCAAAG GGGTGAAAAGAGctgttaaatatgtaaatgagttCTTGGCCCCTGCTTTGTGTAATCAG AACGTGTCGGTCTTGGAGCAGGAGAAGATTGATAAGCTGATGCTTGATATGGATGGCACTGACAACAAGT CAAAGTTTGGTGCTAATGCCATCCTGGGCGTTTCCCTGGCTGTGTGCAAGGCTGGTGCTGCAGAGAAGGGCGTCCCCCTCTACCGCCACATCGCAGACCTCGCTGGCAACCCAGAAGTCATTCTTCCTGTCCCT GCCTTCAACGTTATCAACGGTGGTTCCCACGCTGGAAACAAGCTGGCCATGCAGGAGTTCATGATCCTGCCTGTCGGTGCTAGCAACTTCAAAGAGGCCATGCGCATTGGGGCTGAAGTTTATCACAACCTGAAGAATGTCATTAAGGAGAAGTATGGAAAAGATGCCACCAATGTGGGCGATGAAGGTGGCTTCGCTCCCAACATCCTTGAGAACAAAGAAG CTCTGGAGCTGCTGAAGAATGCCATTAGCAAAGCTGGCTACACTGACAAGATTGTGATCGGCATGGATGTGGCTGCCTCCGAGTTCTACAAGGGTGGCAAGTACGACCTGGACTTCAAATCACCTGATGACCCCAGCCGTTATATCAGCCCTGACCAGCTGGCTGACCTCTACAAGAGCTTTGTCAAGGATTATCCTG TGGTCTCCATCGAGGATCCATTTGACCAGGATGACTGGGAGGCCTGGACCAACTTCACTGCCAGCACTAACATCCAGGTGGTGGGTGATGACCTCACCGTGACCAACCCCAAGCGCATTGCTAAAGCAGTGTCTGACAAGGCCTGCAACTGCCTTCTGCTCAAAGTCAACCAGATCGGATCCGTCACCGAGTCCCTTCAGGC CTGTAAGATGGCCCAGTCTAATGGATGGGGTGTGATGGTCAGCCATCGTTCTGGAGAGACAGAGGACACCTTCATCGCTGACCTTGTGGTTGGACTCTGCACTGGCCAG atCAAGACTGGTGCTCCCTGCAGGTCTGAGCGTCTGGCCAAGTACAATCAGCTGCTGAG GATTGAAGAGGAGCTTGGCGACAAGGCTCGTTTCGCTGGCAAGAACTTCAGGAGGCCCATCTGA